Proteins from a single region of Aureibacter tunicatorum:
- a CDS encoding gliding motility-associated C-terminal domain-containing protein, with product MKLHTKISNIFMLIMGFALLGGAFPTLSFAQTVNIQSPVEFNGGVLRLGQNITATSGGNGALTFSLPTQFDGAGNEFIILRDADILISELGINVFGNATTNLWISGNLSQEDLQRVLDNVEYHNLSITLLENTRNINTNIGGRSQALQMNVRPGNHTYDLSVEFDKDRTPLPKNRGEVINVIDLGKNNDLSLITQNMIYLNGATAYLEDALYDEEYLALDIVGNTFNGITIRQIGNSIFMSGIASVETYEELLEKLTYRNNSPQFRANGKEATRKVNILTAGMLTIEVEGKRHFYESIITNNSIRWYDAETSARERFLISADRDNDGDYKGYGFLATIKTTQESEIVTQYAILSREGGWIGAYVGGTWGDVKNNGGRWKWVKESKELDDQANEPQEYLVDTDVAWSNWYVNTADPRYLTGNYPNAEGGARPMPDNFNGGNINLGAWIIPEGGDAVGWGDDQPGAWDDAFQNSSDLSSYYSEYRGKDVTDNLWAGTILLVDETYEVISTDVEVGFCQGNDDVDAIEVPLLINKDGVGISDADLANDLDISWTVGDSDIAEIVGVANGRTVKVKFLKEADANDPTTFEAVLIYTVTDKISGNIVADAEQVKVVRAAIPSITFSEDEFTRRTNSTNPITFDVNVTDASGTKTASDIVWDLTPNAGVETDFDTSSPKISSEFGDIGTYLYTATLEDTYGCDTLETVTVEIIEPLVITPVGKDLRFCQTGADSVHEISVTVAGPELDLIKYSWIEATNGSYAGTDLTQNTVQVTVNDDASTATFKCEITDELTGDVWEETVTITVADRPTMTIEQTQFNRRVSSENSVNIEVTPGTGFDHTNISWTISSIAGDEVDFDATTVDILTPSVSEPFIAGNHTYTAVLTDVPCTVEENVVINVKEDIKVEIPEVIVPNCSDEAMITVNVTTDSDGDYTYEWQDVEGVSYVDKTVKDAQIELDSDLEEVELSLKITDNFLGSDSLHAVLVKRAEPSALDYASDSTVFVMAEEDTDVIFVVSQIDNKDINWIYDASNPALDAMTGNSVKVTEAFPQEGEYIYTASIDGEECISVDFKVVAIKTFSPDVPLGACEGMDENDMFDIVLSHPVLPDADFIVTAQSTNELTIVGGPVVGTTSTVYKAYWNDIEVNKVYPREVEFSYDIQIVMNGFDQEDILQGVLTINVAEAPEISSDVAVIIAEEGEDNTTSFNLDVKPIGSSVVWDPILDTDVISGLSLTPNPLQSQVYTASITDQYGCTADTTLRFERRGSLKAIADTIYMYQDDVLRQIDILGNDEGVVSTTTVAIDPDAEWVYGEGELTSTGVINFTAHQTPVLTTIVKQIFDYTLTDIHSNTSTATVTVFILPSSREIVIPVCETDTLVAVSDDEVYQVDWAIVSGSEATITTPSGVVSDVSRILSVGVYEYTLKDAGGNPQKSGLIEVKRGTGPSVGIYAYDQQDDLYLFSDTLRIGKYEVLDEKLVLLGTEEEYFGWNINDSTDLKTIADRVDFTWQPVEIIVEKDSLFEYSFMAEDNDGCRAYDTLQIVRFNTAPEMEDVDISIRDGIPARINIDLSDEDTLDDIDTYTVVQEDGTLIHGQAEFYDGEFTYIPFTSSKFTDKVKIRACDFSGECVESYVYIESQSTGLTEVLTPNGDGKNDRFEVTIVEPSQRVHLIVMNRWGNKVYESEDYQDDWSGYSNSGSAFGNELLSQGTYFYIIKVEDMEDITGYVQIAY from the coding sequence ATGAAGCTACACACGAAAATTTCGAATATATTCATGTTGATCATGGGATTTGCGCTCCTGGGGGGCGCTTTCCCTACTTTGAGTTTTGCTCAAACAGTAAATATTCAAAGCCCTGTTGAGTTTAATGGGGGAGTTTTACGATTGGGACAAAACATAACAGCAACTTCAGGAGGGAATGGGGCTTTGACATTTTCTCTTCCTACACAATTTGATGGAGCTGGCAATGAGTTTATTATTTTAAGAGATGCTGATATATTGATTTCAGAGCTTGGGATTAATGTGTTTGGAAACGCCACCACAAATTTATGGATTAGCGGAAACCTGTCTCAGGAAGATTTGCAAAGAGTATTGGATAATGTTGAGTATCATAATTTGAGTATTACTCTTCTTGAAAATACTAGGAATATTAATACAAATATTGGAGGTAGGTCTCAGGCTTTGCAAATGAATGTAAGACCTGGAAATCATACATATGATTTGTCTGTTGAGTTTGACAAAGATAGAACACCATTGCCGAAAAATAGAGGAGAGGTTATTAATGTTATTGATTTAGGAAAAAATAATGATTTGAGTTTAATTACTCAAAATATGATCTATTTAAATGGAGCCACTGCATATTTGGAAGATGCTTTATATGATGAGGAATATTTAGCACTGGATATAGTAGGAAACACATTTAATGGAATTACTATTAGACAGATTGGCAATTCAATATTTATGTCGGGAATAGCCTCTGTGGAGACGTATGAAGAACTACTTGAGAAATTAACATATAGAAACAATAGCCCTCAGTTTCGGGCTAATGGTAAAGAAGCGACTAGAAAAGTAAATATCTTAACAGCAGGAATGCTAACTATTGAAGTGGAAGGCAAGAGGCACTTTTATGAGTCAATAATTACTAATAATTCTATTCGTTGGTATGATGCTGAAACATCTGCGAGGGAACGGTTTTTAATCTCTGCCGATAGAGACAATGATGGAGATTATAAGGGGTATGGATTTTTGGCTACAATTAAGACAACTCAAGAAAGCGAAATCGTTACTCAGTATGCAATATTATCGCGAGAAGGAGGTTGGATTGGCGCTTATGTTGGTGGAACTTGGGGAGATGTGAAAAATAATGGTGGTCGTTGGAAGTGGGTGAAAGAGTCTAAAGAATTGGATGATCAAGCCAACGAGCCTCAAGAGTATTTGGTAGACACTGATGTGGCTTGGTCAAATTGGTATGTTAATACTGCTGATCCAAGGTACTTGACAGGTAATTATCCTAATGCAGAGGGGGGGGCTAGGCCGATGCCGGATAATTTTAATGGAGGAAATATAAACCTAGGAGCTTGGATTATTCCTGAAGGAGGAGATGCAGTAGGCTGGGGAGACGATCAGCCAGGAGCTTGGGATGACGCATTTCAGAATTCATCAGACTTGAGTTCTTATTACTCCGAATATAGGGGGAAGGATGTTACAGATAATTTATGGGCAGGAACTATTCTACTTGTGGATGAAACTTATGAAGTGATTTCGACTGATGTAGAGGTTGGATTTTGCCAAGGGAATGATGACGTTGACGCAATAGAAGTTCCATTGTTGATAAATAAAGATGGTGTGGGAATTTCAGATGCCGACCTAGCTAATGATCTTGATATTTCATGGACAGTGGGTGATTCTGATATCGCTGAGATTGTCGGAGTAGCGAATGGAAGAACTGTCAAGGTTAAGTTTCTGAAAGAAGCGGATGCGAACGATCCAACTACTTTTGAGGCGGTTTTGATTTATACTGTTACCGATAAGATTTCGGGAAATATTGTAGCGGATGCTGAACAAGTGAAAGTTGTTCGAGCAGCGATTCCTAGCATCACCTTTAGTGAAGATGAATTTACTAGACGCACTAATTCAACAAATCCAATAACATTTGATGTAAATGTAACGGATGCAAGCGGTACGAAGACGGCTTCAGATATAGTTTGGGACCTTACACCAAATGCAGGAGTTGAGACTGATTTTGATACAAGCTCACCTAAGATTTCTTCTGAATTTGGAGATATTGGTACTTATTTATATACAGCTACTTTGGAGGATACTTATGGTTGTGATACATTAGAGACTGTAACGGTTGAGATTATTGAACCTTTGGTTATAACACCTGTTGGTAAAGATCTTCGTTTTTGTCAGACGGGCGCTGATAGTGTGCATGAGATTTCTGTTACAGTAGCAGGTCCTGAGCTTGATCTAATCAAATATAGCTGGATTGAAGCAACAAATGGCTCATATGCAGGCACAGATTTAACTCAGAATACTGTACAAGTAACAGTAAATGATGATGCTAGCACAGCAACATTCAAATGTGAAATTACAGATGAACTAACAGGAGATGTATGGGAAGAAACAGTTACTATTACTGTCGCAGACAGACCTACAATGACTATTGAGCAGACGCAGTTCAACAGAAGAGTAAGTTCTGAAAATTCTGTTAATATTGAAGTTACACCAGGAACTGGTTTTGATCATACCAATATCAGCTGGACAATTTCAAGTATTGCCGGAGATGAGGTTGACTTTGATGCTACTACAGTTGATATTTTAACACCAAGTGTGTCTGAGCCTTTTATTGCAGGGAATCACACTTATACTGCCGTACTAACAGATGTGCCTTGTACTGTTGAAGAAAATGTAGTTATCAATGTTAAAGAAGATATCAAAGTGGAGATACCTGAAGTGATTGTGCCAAACTGTAGTGATGAAGCAATGATTACAGTCAATGTAACTACAGACTCTGATGGCGATTATACTTATGAGTGGCAGGATGTTGAGGGAGTTTCTTATGTAGATAAAACAGTAAAAGATGCTCAAATAGAACTAGATTCTGATTTGGAAGAAGTTGAGTTGTCTCTTAAGATTACCGATAATTTCCTAGGGAGTGATTCTCTTCATGCAGTCTTGGTGAAGAGGGCTGAGCCAAGTGCGCTTGATTACGCTTCAGATTCGACAGTTTTTGTAATGGCTGAAGAAGATACTGATGTGATATTTGTAGTGTCTCAAATTGACAATAAAGATATTAACTGGATATATGATGCTTCTAATCCAGCTTTGGATGCAATGACTGGGAATTCAGTAAAAGTCACAGAAGCTTTTCCACAAGAAGGAGAATACATTTACACAGCTAGCATAGATGGGGAAGAGTGTATCTCAGTAGACTTCAAAGTTGTTGCTATTAAAACTTTTTCTCCAGATGTACCACTAGGAGCTTGTGAAGGTATGGATGAAAATGATATGTTTGATATTGTGCTTAGTCATCCAGTATTGCCTGATGCGGATTTTATTGTCACTGCTCAATCGACTAATGAATTGACTATTGTAGGTGGTCCTGTAGTCGGTACTACAAGTACTGTTTACAAAGCTTACTGGAATGATATTGAAGTAAATAAGGTATATCCAAGAGAAGTAGAATTTTCTTATGATATTCAAATTGTGATGAATGGATTTGATCAAGAAGATATCTTGCAGGGAGTATTAACAATCAATGTCGCTGAAGCGCCAGAGATTAGTTCAGATGTTGCAGTGATCATAGCAGAAGAAGGAGAAGATAATACAACGAGTTTTAACCTTGATGTGAAACCAATTGGAAGTTCTGTAGTATGGGACCCGATCTTGGATACGGATGTGATTTCAGGCTTAAGCTTGACGCCAAATCCATTGCAAAGTCAAGTTTATACTGCTTCGATAACGGATCAGTATGGTTGTACTGCAGATACTACATTGCGCTTTGAGCGAAGAGGTTCTTTGAAAGCCATAGCGGATACGATTTACATGTATCAAGATGATGTTTTGAGGCAAATTGATATTTTGGGGAATGATGAAGGTGTTGTTTCAACGACAACAGTTGCGATTGATCCGGATGCAGAATGGGTATATGGAGAGGGCGAGTTGACTTCGACAGGAGTTATCAATTTCACAGCGCACCAAACACCGGTTTTGACAACCATAGTTAAGCAGATATTTGATTATACATTAACGGATATTCATTCAAATACTTCAACAGCGACCGTTACTGTATTTATTTTACCAAGCTCACGAGAGATTGTGATACCAGTTTGTGAAACAGATACATTGGTTGCCGTGAGCGATGATGAGGTGTATCAGGTGGATTGGGCGATCGTTTCAGGAAGCGAAGCCACTATAACTACACCTTCAGGCGTTGTAAGCGATGTGAGTAGAATCTTAAGTGTAGGAGTGTATGAATATACTTTGAAAGATGCAGGTGGAAATCCTCAGAAATCAGGTTTAATAGAAGTTAAACGTGGAACAGGTCCTTCTGTAGGTATTTATGCATATGATCAACAGGATGATTTGTATTTATTTTCAGATACGCTCCGCATAGGCAAGTATGAGGTTTTGGATGAGAAGTTGGTCTTGCTAGGAACAGAGGAAGAGTATTTTGGATGGAATATTAATGATTCAACGGATTTGAAGACGATTGCAGATCGAGTTGATTTTACATGGCAGCCTGTAGAGATTATTGTTGAGAAGGATTCTTTGTTTGAATATTCTTTCATGGCTGAAGATAACGACGGTTGTCGAGCGTATGACACTTTGCAAATAGTTCGTTTCAATACAGCTCCGGAAATGGAAGATGTGGATATTTCGATTCGAGACGGAATTCCTGCGAGGATAAATATTGACTTGAGTGACGAGGATACCTTGGATGACATTGATACTTATACAGTTGTCCAGGAAGATGGTACTTTGATTCATGGTCAGGCGGAATTTTATGATGGAGAATTTACATACATTCCATTTACTTCATCGAAGTTTACGGATAAAGTGAAAATCCGAGCTTGTGATTTTTCAGGCGAGTGTGTTGAGTCGTATGTTTATATAGAGTCGCAATCAACAGGTCTTACAGAAGTGTTGACGCCAAATGGAGATGGGAAGAACGATAGATTTGAAGTGACAATAGTAGAGCCTTCTCAGCGAGTTCACTTGATCGTTATGAACAGGTGGGGCAATAAGGTTTACGAGTCTGAAGACTATCAGGATGATTGGTCCGGTTATTCAAATTCAGGCAGCGCGTTTGGCAATGAGTTGCTGAGTCAGGGAACATATTTCTATATCATCAAGGTGGAAGATATGGAAGACATCACTGGCTATGTTCAGATAGCTTATTAA
- a CDS encoding OmpA family protein translates to MKKKYALILSACMFASVSLSAQSQRVKLADEYLEDYKVIQAIEIYENVLAKDPNDEHVLRKLVESYEKSGQKEKQAETFSKLMSKSSIITDEDKIEYAKFLSKSGKHQEAAKWYQDYYATHPNEKWIAERLQWRKIEAELVDNGKKYKVESQSFNSEASDFGPAMLGEELVFCSSRSSGKKFERKYGVNDQAFLELYKVRVDESSSVASTVEKFSEEVSSKFHEGVVSFTPDGNTMYFTRNNYYDKKYGKDSEGVSNLKIYIARRNGSEWEVAGEFPHNNDDYSVGHPAISPDGKTLYFASDMPGGFGETDIYKSELKNGQWSKPQNLGEKINTAGKEQFPYVASLHDGEYFYFASDGHLGMGGLDIYRTPIDQMNPINVGAPINSEADDFGIAIYNKGGKGFFSSNREGGLGDDDIYGYSVDDRLNIWVQIRSAKDSMLVGGANLLAKNITEGTDTTYVLASGQLQKVVRGAVDFEFKAEKDGFNASEAGKVTTQYLGEDQHLTLYLDPIPVPAEIAEEINREIKGWKPVQFEFDSDKINVQYHDKLNQIAGYMSEFPDLTLHLRAHTDQKGSERYNQALSEKRAKRVLEYLVAKGVDENRLTFEALGESEPLNDCKGKPCDDSLQEANRRTEFKLSAKE, encoded by the coding sequence ATGAAAAAGAAATACGCATTAATATTATCTGCTTGCATGTTTGCAAGTGTAAGTCTTTCAGCGCAGTCGCAAAGGGTTAAGCTGGCTGATGAATATCTGGAGGATTACAAGGTCATACAAGCGATTGAAATATATGAAAATGTTTTAGCTAAGGATCCTAATGACGAGCATGTTTTAAGAAAGCTAGTGGAGTCTTATGAAAAGTCAGGGCAAAAAGAGAAGCAGGCGGAAACTTTTAGCAAGTTGATGTCTAAATCTTCTATAATTACTGACGAGGATAAGATCGAGTACGCTAAGTTTTTAAGCAAATCAGGAAAGCATCAAGAAGCAGCTAAGTGGTATCAAGATTATTATGCTACGCATCCTAATGAAAAGTGGATTGCGGAGAGGTTGCAATGGCGTAAAATAGAAGCGGAACTGGTTGACAATGGCAAAAAGTATAAAGTAGAGTCTCAGTCATTCAATAGCGAAGCTTCGGATTTCGGTCCGGCAATGTTAGGAGAAGAGTTGGTGTTTTGCTCAAGCAGGTCTTCAGGCAAGAAGTTCGAGAGGAAATATGGCGTTAATGACCAAGCGTTTTTGGAGTTGTATAAAGTTCGCGTGGATGAAAGCAGTTCAGTAGCTTCGACAGTTGAAAAATTCTCAGAAGAAGTAAGCTCGAAGTTTCACGAAGGTGTAGTTAGTTTTACTCCCGACGGCAATACAATGTATTTTACCAGAAATAATTATTATGATAAGAAATACGGTAAGGATTCGGAAGGAGTAAGCAATCTGAAAATTTATATTGCTCGAAGAAATGGGAGTGAATGGGAAGTAGCTGGAGAGTTTCCTCATAATAATGATGATTATTCTGTTGGCCATCCAGCGATATCTCCTGATGGTAAAACGTTGTACTTTGCTTCGGATATGCCGGGAGGTTTTGGAGAAACAGATATTTATAAGTCTGAATTGAAAAACGGACAATGGTCAAAGCCTCAAAATTTAGGAGAAAAGATTAATACAGCTGGTAAAGAGCAGTTTCCATATGTAGCTTCTTTGCATGATGGGGAATACTTTTATTTCGCATCCGATGGGCATTTAGGAATGGGAGGATTGGATATATACAGAACTCCGATCGATCAAATGAATCCAATTAATGTTGGCGCGCCGATTAATAGCGAAGCGGATGATTTTGGAATTGCTATTTACAACAAAGGAGGCAAAGGCTTCTTTTCGTCCAATAGAGAGGGGGGATTAGGAGATGATGATATTTATGGTTATTCAGTGGATGACCGATTGAATATTTGGGTTCAGATCAGGAGCGCTAAGGACAGCATGCTTGTTGGAGGAGCGAATCTATTGGCTAAAAATATTACGGAAGGCACAGATACTACATACGTTTTGGCCAGTGGGCAATTGCAAAAAGTAGTAAGAGGCGCTGTTGATTTTGAATTCAAGGCTGAAAAGGATGGCTTTAATGCGAGTGAAGCAGGAAAAGTCACAACTCAATATTTAGGTGAGGATCAACATTTGACATTGTATCTGGACCCAATACCTGTTCCTGCAGAAATAGCCGAGGAAATAAATAGAGAAATTAAAGGTTGGAAACCTGTTCAGTTTGAGTTTGATAGTGATAAAATTAATGTTCAGTATCATGATAAGTTGAATCAAATTGCAGGGTACATGTCGGAGTTCCCGGATTTAACATTGCATTTGAGAGCTCATACTGACCAAAAAGGTAGCGAACGTTATAATCAAGCGCTTTCGGAAAAGAGAGCTAAAAGGGTTTTAGAATACTTGGTGGCTAAAGGTGTTGATGAAAACAGATTGACATTTGAAGCGCTTGGAGAAAGTGAGCCGCTAAATGATTGTAAGGGCAAGCCATGTGATGACAGCTTGCAAGAAGCTAATCGTAGAACAGAATTCAAACTGTCTGCAAAAGAATAA